A genomic region of Streptomyces sp. NBC_00247 contains the following coding sequences:
- a CDS encoding SSI family serine proteinase inhibitor produces the protein MLRRLALTAVVSLAALSAAAPLATAVGPLPVPIEGSGPIPVSEQSGPAVQSGPAGSPYSGMLRPARKGAGPAEARGPRDTNAPALPGRGNRPGDTDEPTTLPAPVTLPAPTTGGTEGDTGAAADATTRLTVTVQDTGSTDSGKAGAAGGPVRDGSYELTCAPAAGTRSGTRGGGDHPEAQAACDRLAEAEGAGEDLFRPVDEDAMCTQMYGGPATARITGTWRGRPVDTTVNRKNGCEIARWNALSPLLPATGR, from the coding sequence ATGCTGCGCCGTCTCGCCCTCACCGCCGTCGTCTCGCTCGCCGCGCTGTCCGCCGCCGCCCCCCTCGCCACGGCCGTGGGGCCACTGCCCGTGCCCATCGAGGGGTCGGGGCCGATCCCGGTGTCCGAACAGTCCGGGCCCGCCGTCCAGTCCGGGCCCGCCGGCTCCCCGTACAGCGGGATGCTCCGCCCCGCGCGCAAGGGCGCCGGGCCGGCCGAGGCCCGTGGTCCCCGCGACACGAACGCCCCCGCCCTCCCCGGCCGCGGCAACCGGCCCGGGGACACCGACGAGCCCACCACCCTCCCGGCGCCCGTCACCCTTCCCGCACCCACCACCGGTGGCACCGAGGGAGACACCGGAGCCGCGGCGGACGCGACCACCCGGCTCACCGTGACGGTCCAGGACACCGGGAGCACCGACTCCGGTAAGGCGGGCGCCGCAGGCGGCCCCGTCCGTGACGGGTCGTACGAGCTGACGTGCGCGCCCGCCGCCGGCACCCGGTCGGGCACCCGGGGCGGGGGCGACCACCCGGAGGCGCAGGCCGCCTGCGACCGGCTCGCGGAGGCCGAGGGGGCGGGCGAGGACCTGTTCCGGCCGGTGGACGAGGACGCGATGTGCACCCAGATGTACGGCGGTCCGGCCACCGCACGGATCACCGGGACCTGGCGCGGCCGGCCGGTCGACACGACCGTGAACCGCAAGAACGGCTGCGAGATCGCCCGCTGGAACGCCCTGAGCCCGCTGCTCCCGGCCACCGGCCGGTAA
- a CDS encoding NAD(P)/FAD-dependent oxidoreductase yields MKAHTVQKHRIIVLGAGYTGAIAAGRLAKRLRPEDVDITLVDAESDFVERVRLHQLAVGQELRPRPFAAMFAGTGVTLRLAKVTAVDADRRTVTVSAPDTGGTEELTYDTLVYALGSGWNTHGVPGTAEHAHDVAGRPGALRLRDRLAGLGAGAPVVVVGGGLTGVEAATEIAEARPDLGVTLAVRGELGDWLSPKGRRHLRKVADKLGITVREHTAVEGVEAGHVVTADGTAVPAAVTVWTAGFAVHPIARASALEVTGTGQIVVDRTLRSVSHPDVYAIGDAAHAIGPGDKPLRMSCASGVPVAWQAADTIAARLTGDELPEPSARYFNQCVSLGRKEGLIQYVTADDRAVSAALTGRLAAFYKEVVCKGAAWGVAHPTLGLPSRRRPVVHPAPLDASPETGTAVPAPEAAS; encoded by the coding sequence ATGAAGGCCCACACCGTCCAGAAGCACCGCATCATCGTCCTCGGAGCCGGATACACCGGTGCCATCGCCGCCGGCCGCCTCGCCAAGCGGCTGCGCCCCGAGGACGTCGACATCACCCTGGTCGACGCCGAGTCCGACTTCGTCGAGCGGGTCAGGCTGCACCAGCTGGCGGTCGGCCAGGAGCTCAGGCCCCGCCCCTTCGCCGCGATGTTCGCGGGTACGGGCGTCACGCTGCGGCTCGCCAAGGTCACCGCCGTCGACGCCGACCGCAGGACCGTCACGGTCTCCGCCCCGGACACCGGCGGGACCGAGGAACTGACGTACGACACCCTCGTGTACGCCCTCGGCAGCGGCTGGAACACCCACGGTGTCCCCGGCACCGCGGAGCACGCCCACGACGTCGCCGGCCGTCCCGGCGCCCTGCGGCTCCGCGACCGGCTGGCGGGTCTCGGCGCCGGAGCGCCCGTGGTCGTCGTCGGCGGCGGCCTCACCGGCGTGGAGGCCGCCACCGAGATCGCCGAGGCCCGCCCCGACCTCGGCGTCACCCTCGCCGTACGCGGCGAACTCGGCGACTGGCTCTCCCCCAAGGGCCGCCGCCACCTGCGGAAGGTGGCCGACAAGCTCGGCATCACCGTCCGCGAGCACACCGCCGTCGAAGGGGTGGAGGCCGGCCACGTCGTCACCGCCGACGGCACCGCCGTCCCCGCCGCCGTCACCGTGTGGACCGCCGGCTTCGCGGTCCACCCGATCGCACGGGCCAGCGCCCTGGAAGTCACCGGCACCGGTCAGATCGTGGTCGACAGGACGCTGCGCTCCGTCTCGCACCCCGACGTGTACGCCATCGGCGACGCCGCCCACGCCATCGGCCCGGGCGACAAGCCGCTGCGCATGTCCTGCGCCTCGGGCGTCCCCGTCGCCTGGCAGGCCGCCGACACCATCGCCGCACGCCTCACCGGGGACGAGCTCCCCGAGCCGTCCGCCCGCTACTTCAACCAGTGCGTCTCGCTGGGGCGCAAGGAGGGCCTCATCCAGTACGTCACCGCCGACGACCGCGCCGTCAGCGCGGCCCTGACCGGACGGCTCGCCGCCTTCTACAAGGAGGTCGTCTGCAAGGGAGCCGCCTGGGGCGTCGCCCACCCCACCCTCGGCCTCCCGTCGCGACGGCGGCCGGTCGTTCACCCGGCCCCGCTCGACGCGTCACCGGAGACGGGAACAGCCGTACCGGCCCCCGAAGCGGCGTCCTGA
- the sigJ gene encoding RNA polymerase sigma factor SigJ, translating to MALTMDDVDRFEASRPRLEAIAYRLLGSASDAEDAVQDTFLRWQGADIGRIEVPEAWLTKVLTNLCLNQLTSARARRETYVGQWLPEPLLTGDPMLGPADTVEQRESVSYAVLALMERLSPNERVVYVLREAFDYPHRRIAEILDITEAACQQLFHRAKKHVAEGRSRAEIDEAAARRIVHEFLAAATSGRTEPLVALLTGDAIAVGDGGGKVPARASAFEGALAVAKFMRGLFKPSQAKRDLAGGSPGIWASTANNRPALVVVLDGRVIGIVCMEITAGGIAAFRSQVNPDKLARATERWAAAGDHGEPLVRPF from the coding sequence ATGGCACTGACCATGGACGACGTGGACCGCTTCGAGGCTTCCCGACCGCGCCTGGAGGCCATCGCCTACCGCCTCCTCGGCTCCGCGAGCGACGCCGAGGACGCCGTGCAGGACACCTTCCTGCGCTGGCAGGGCGCCGACATCGGCCGCATCGAGGTCCCCGAGGCCTGGCTGACGAAGGTCCTCACCAACCTGTGCCTGAACCAGCTGACCTCGGCGCGCGCCCGGCGCGAGACCTACGTCGGCCAGTGGCTGCCCGAGCCGCTGCTCACCGGTGACCCGATGCTCGGCCCCGCCGACACCGTCGAGCAGCGCGAGTCCGTCTCGTACGCGGTCCTCGCCCTCATGGAACGCCTCTCCCCCAACGAGCGCGTGGTGTACGTGCTGCGGGAGGCCTTCGACTACCCGCACCGCAGGATCGCGGAGATCCTCGACATCACCGAGGCCGCCTGCCAGCAGCTCTTCCACCGCGCCAAGAAGCACGTCGCGGAGGGCAGGTCACGTGCCGAGATCGACGAGGCCGCCGCCCGGCGGATCGTCCACGAGTTCCTCGCCGCCGCGACCAGCGGCCGTACCGAGCCCCTCGTGGCGCTCCTCACCGGCGACGCGATCGCCGTCGGCGACGGTGGCGGCAAGGTCCCGGCCCGCGCCTCGGCGTTCGAGGGAGCCCTCGCGGTCGCGAAGTTCATGCGCGGCCTCTTCAAGCCCAGCCAGGCCAAGCGCGACCTCGCCGGCGGCTCCCCCGGCATCTGGGCCTCGACCGCCAACAACAGGCCCGCCCTGGTGGTGGTCCTCGACGGCCGGGTCATCGGGATCGTCTGCATGGAGATCACCGCCGGGGGCATCGCCGCGTTCCGGAGCCAGGTCAACCCGGACAAGCTGGCCCGCGCGACCGAGCGGTGGGCGGCGGCCGGCGACCACGGCGAACCCCTGGTCCGGCCGTTCTGA
- a CDS encoding DUF2797 domain-containing protein, with protein sequence MGWRCTGLRWPGDAPELGWENGRARRGSVLVYGSELGFRALGERTCVGARGNACPLGASVPGRSTGARCAECARLDRQHSVAADTVADDPRTYRVYLAWFGPGMVKVGITAEERGAARLREQGAVVFSWLGRGPLMAARRTEEVLRAALGVPDRIPYARKRAVRGVLPDARERGGEVAELYGRAAALEGRGWPESLERLPYEAVDHAEIFGLAAPGTAAGAVREPGAAVGAVRGLVAGGGVAGRLVAAAGPDLHLATGGGDGAGGVVVVLDTRLMTGWELVRAAGAPPGSGADGGGRGGSGGWGPAVTVPVEDLGPGTVQDGLF encoded by the coding sequence GTGGGTTGGCGGTGCACCGGACTGCGGTGGCCCGGGGACGCCCCGGAGCTGGGCTGGGAGAACGGCCGGGCCCGGCGGGGGAGCGTCCTCGTGTACGGGAGCGAGCTCGGCTTCCGGGCGCTCGGGGAGCGGACTTGCGTGGGTGCGCGGGGGAACGCCTGCCCGCTCGGGGCGTCCGTGCCGGGGCGGAGTACGGGGGCCAGGTGCGCGGAGTGCGCGCGGCTGGACCGGCAGCACTCGGTGGCGGCGGACACCGTCGCGGACGACCCGCGCACCTACCGGGTCTACCTCGCCTGGTTCGGGCCCGGGATGGTCAAGGTCGGGATCACCGCCGAGGAGCGGGGCGCCGCGCGGCTGCGGGAGCAGGGCGCCGTGGTCTTCAGCTGGCTGGGCCGGGGGCCGCTGATGGCGGCGCGCCGGACCGAGGAGGTGCTGCGCGCCGCGCTGGGGGTGCCGGACCGGATTCCGTACGCCCGCAAGCGCGCGGTGCGCGGGGTGCTGCCGGACGCCCGGGAGCGCGGCGGCGAGGTCGCGGAGCTGTACGGGCGGGCGGCGGCGCTCGAGGGGCGGGGCTGGCCGGAGTCGCTGGAGCGGCTGCCGTACGAGGCGGTGGACCACGCGGAGATCTTCGGCCTGGCGGCACCGGGCACGGCGGCCGGGGCGGTACGGGAGCCGGGCGCGGCCGTCGGCGCGGTGCGGGGACTGGTCGCGGGCGGTGGGGTGGCAGGGCGGCTGGTGGCGGCGGCCGGGCCGGATCTGCACCTGGCGACCGGTGGCGGTGACGGCGCCGGCGGCGTGGTGGTGGTGCTCGACACCCGGCTGATGACCGGCTGGGAGCTCGTCCGCGCCGCCGGAGCGCCGCCCGGGAGCGGGGCGGACGGCGGCGGGAGGGGCGGTAGTGGCGGCTGGGGTCCGGCGGTGACCGTTCCCGTCGAGGATCTGGGGCCCGGCACGGTGCAGGACGGGCTGTTCTGA
- a CDS encoding response regulator transcription factor gives MTTTSPQGRIEPLRADRTTKNPNPVRVLIVDDEPPLAELLSMALRYEGWDVRSAGDGAGALRTARDFRPDAVVLDVMLPDMDGLAVLSKLRRDHADVPVLFLTARDAVEDRIAGLTAGGDDYVTKPFSLEEVVARLRGLIRRAGTSAHARSESTLVVGDLLLDEDSHEVSRGGTSIHLTATEFELLRFLMRNPRRVLSKAQILDRVWNYDFGGQANVVELYISYLRKKIDAGRTPMIHTRRGAGYLIKPGE, from the coding sequence ATGACGACGACCTCGCCCCAGGGGCGTATCGAGCCGCTCAGGGCCGACCGCACCACCAAGAACCCCAACCCCGTCCGCGTACTGATCGTGGACGACGAGCCGCCGCTCGCCGAGCTGCTCTCGATGGCCCTGCGGTACGAGGGGTGGGACGTGCGCAGCGCGGGGGACGGTGCCGGCGCGCTGCGGACCGCCCGGGACTTCCGCCCCGACGCGGTGGTGCTCGACGTGATGCTGCCGGACATGGACGGGCTGGCGGTGCTCAGCAAGCTGCGCCGCGACCACGCCGACGTGCCGGTGCTCTTCCTGACCGCCCGGGACGCGGTGGAGGACCGGATCGCGGGGCTCACGGCGGGCGGCGACGACTACGTCACCAAGCCGTTCAGCCTGGAGGAGGTCGTGGCGCGGCTGCGCGGGCTGATCCGTCGTGCCGGCACGTCCGCCCACGCCCGCAGCGAGTCCACGCTCGTCGTCGGCGACCTGCTGCTCGACGAGGACAGCCACGAGGTCAGCCGGGGCGGGACGTCGATCCACCTCACCGCGACCGAGTTCGAGCTGCTGCGCTTCCTCATGCGCAACCCCCGCCGGGTGCTGAGCAAGGCGCAGATCCTGGACCGGGTGTGGAACTACGATTTCGGCGGTCAGGCCAACGTGGTCGAGCTGTACATCTCCTACCTGCGCAAGAAGATCGACGCCGGCCGCACGCCGATGATCCACACCCGCCGCGGCGCGGGCTATCTCATCAAGCCCGGCGAGTAG
- a CDS encoding HAMP domain-containing sensor histidine kinase translates to MVSAVSLIAVVAAVIGSVTAIAFHSYMYGKLDAQLDSIAVRAGLGPGAGEPGPGGGGPGGSPLAFIGNGGQPIGTVGAVVAEDGTVLDSKVLADQGEDSVPSSTPLTDAQSKALESSGATADSATHDAELPGLGSYRVESASAKGGVTFLVGIPSEEVSGDIAALILVEVCVTGAGLIAASIAGATMVGVALRPLRRIAATATRVSELPLHSGEVAPLVRVPEAEADPRTEVGQVGAALNRMLGHVGSALAVRQESETRVRQFVADASHELRTPLASIRGYAELTRRGRESIGADTRHALGRIESEAERMTGMVEDLLLLARLDAGRPLDHRPTDLSPLVVDAVSDARAADRARSAEGGRLWRLELPDAPATVRADATRVHQVLVNLLGNARSHTPPGTTVTACVRAPEPGGPWVTLEVRDDGPGIPAGLLPHVFERFARGDASRSRHAGSTGLGLAIVQAVTAAHGGEVSVRSVPGDTVFSVRLPACAEPAAEDFRTSSGHIDSPTGNGM, encoded by the coding sequence GTGGTCTCCGCCGTCTCGCTCATCGCCGTCGTCGCGGCTGTGATCGGCTCGGTGACCGCGATCGCCTTCCACAGCTACATGTACGGCAAGCTCGACGCCCAACTGGACTCCATCGCGGTCCGGGCCGGACTGGGCCCGGGGGCCGGTGAACCGGGTCCGGGCGGCGGTGGGCCGGGCGGCAGCCCGCTGGCCTTCATCGGCAACGGCGGCCAGCCCATCGGTACGGTCGGCGCGGTCGTCGCCGAGGACGGCACGGTCCTCGACTCGAAGGTGCTCGCCGACCAGGGCGAGGACTCGGTGCCCAGCTCCACGCCGCTGACCGACGCCCAGTCCAAGGCGCTGGAGTCCTCCGGGGCCACCGCGGACTCCGCCACCCACGACGCCGAACTGCCCGGACTCGGCTCCTACCGCGTCGAATCCGCCTCCGCGAAGGGCGGTGTCACCTTCCTCGTCGGCATCCCGAGCGAGGAGGTCAGCGGGGACATCGCAGCCCTCATCCTGGTGGAGGTGTGCGTCACCGGGGCCGGGCTCATCGCCGCCTCGATCGCCGGCGCCACGATGGTCGGGGTCGCGTTGCGCCCGCTGCGCCGGATCGCCGCCACCGCGACCCGTGTCTCCGAACTCCCGCTGCACAGCGGTGAGGTGGCCCCGCTCGTACGGGTGCCCGAGGCGGAGGCCGATCCCCGGACCGAGGTCGGTCAGGTGGGTGCCGCGCTCAACAGGATGCTGGGGCACGTCGGTTCGGCCCTGGCCGTCCGGCAGGAGAGTGAGACGCGGGTCCGGCAGTTCGTCGCGGACGCCAGCCACGAGCTGCGCACCCCGCTCGCCTCGATCCGCGGGTACGCCGAACTCACCCGGCGCGGGCGCGAGTCCATCGGTGCCGACACCCGGCACGCGCTGGGGCGCATCGAGTCCGAGGCCGAGCGGATGACCGGGATGGTGGAGGACCTGCTGCTGCTGGCCCGGCTCGACGCCGGCCGGCCGCTCGACCACCGCCCCACCGACCTTTCGCCGCTCGTGGTGGACGCGGTGAGCGACGCACGCGCGGCGGACCGCGCCCGGTCGGCCGAGGGCGGTCGCCTCTGGCGGCTGGAGCTGCCGGACGCGCCCGCGACGGTACGGGCCGACGCGACCCGTGTCCATCAGGTGCTGGTCAATCTGCTGGGCAACGCGCGCAGCCACACCCCTCCCGGCACCACCGTCACCGCGTGCGTACGCGCCCCGGAGCCCGGGGGTCCCTGGGTGACGCTGGAGGTGCGGGACGACGGGCCGGGGATTCCGGCCGGGCTGCTGCCGCACGTCTTCGAGCGGTTCGCCCGGGGGGACGCCTCGCGCTCGCGCCACGCGGGCTCCACCGGACTGGGGCTCGCCATCGTGCAGGCGGTGACGGCCGCCCACGGCGGGGAGGTGTCGGTGCGCTCGGTGCCGGGCGACACGGTGTTCTCCGTCCGGCTCCCGGCCTGTGCCGAGCCGGCTGCGGAAGACTTCCGTACATCTTCTGGCCACATCGACTCGCCTACGGGGAACGGCATGTGA
- a CDS encoding bifunctional glycosyltransferase family 2/GtrA family protein: MRTDNPWSAGTSALPARQHLPAGTVDAHGAPALVLDVVVPVYNEEKDLEACVRRLHEHLTRTFPYRFRVTIADNASTDTTPQVASRLEALLPEVVSYRLEQKGRGRALRTVWSHSGAPVLAYMDVDLSTDLNALLPLVAPLISGHSDLAIGSRLARSARVVRGSKREFVSRSYNLILRSSLSARFSDAQCGFKAIRREVAQRLLPMVEDTGWFFDTEMLVLAERAGLRIHEVPVDWIDDPDSTVHIVKTATEDLKGVWRVGRALAVGALPLDRLARPFGDDPRDRTVPGVPRGLARQLVGFCVVGVLSTAVYLALYSLFRLGVGPQLANAGALLVSAVANTAANRRLTFGVRGRGDVVRHQAQGLVVFAIGLALTSGSLAALSTTAPSTSHSTEVAVLVAANLAATVLRFLLLRAWVFPERRGERPATDGRPHAHAVAVRPAGEPAPFDAFDAFGTAPREAASKAAPTGVSGTAPITAPGTAPYADDELRNAR, encoded by the coding sequence ATGCGAACCGACAACCCCTGGAGCGCCGGCACCAGTGCCCTGCCGGCCCGGCAGCATCTTCCGGCCGGGACGGTGGACGCGCACGGAGCGCCCGCACTCGTACTCGACGTGGTCGTGCCCGTGTACAACGAGGAGAAAGACCTCGAAGCCTGTGTACGGCGGCTGCACGAGCACCTGACCCGGACCTTCCCCTACCGCTTCCGCGTCACGATCGCGGACAACGCGAGCACCGACACCACCCCGCAGGTGGCGTCCCGGCTCGAAGCGCTGCTGCCGGAGGTGGTCTCGTACCGGCTGGAGCAGAAGGGGCGCGGACGCGCTCTGCGTACCGTGTGGTCGCACTCCGGCGCGCCGGTCCTCGCCTACATGGACGTGGACCTCTCGACCGACCTGAACGCGCTGCTGCCGCTGGTCGCGCCGCTGATCTCCGGCCACTCGGACCTGGCGATCGGGTCCCGGCTGGCGCGCAGCGCACGGGTGGTGCGCGGGTCGAAGCGCGAGTTCGTGTCGCGTTCCTACAACCTGATCCTGCGCTCCTCGCTCTCCGCCCGGTTCAGCGACGCCCAGTGCGGGTTCAAGGCGATCCGGCGCGAGGTGGCCCAGCGGCTGCTGCCGATGGTCGAGGACACCGGATGGTTCTTCGACACGGAGATGCTGGTGCTCGCCGAACGGGCCGGACTGCGCATCCACGAGGTGCCGGTCGACTGGATCGACGACCCCGACTCCACGGTGCACATCGTGAAGACCGCCACCGAGGATCTGAAGGGCGTCTGGCGGGTGGGGCGGGCGCTGGCGGTCGGCGCGCTGCCGCTCGACCGGCTGGCCCGGCCGTTCGGCGACGACCCCCGGGACCGCACGGTGCCCGGCGTACCGCGTGGGCTGGCACGGCAGTTGGTCGGGTTCTGCGTGGTCGGGGTGCTCTCGACAGCCGTCTACCTCGCGCTCTACTCCCTCTTCCGGCTCGGCGTCGGCCCGCAACTCGCCAACGCCGGGGCCCTGCTGGTCTCCGCCGTCGCCAACACGGCGGCGAACCGGCGGCTCACCTTCGGGGTACGCGGCCGGGGCGACGTCGTCCGCCACCAGGCGCAGGGCCTCGTGGTCTTCGCCATCGGCCTCGCGCTCACGAGCGGTTCGCTGGCCGCGCTGTCCACCACGGCCCCGTCCACCTCGCACTCCACGGAGGTCGCGGTGCTGGTCGCGGCCAACCTGGCGGCGACCGTGCTGCGCTTCCTGCTGCTGCGCGCCTGGGTCTTCCCGGAGCGGCGCGGGGAGCGGCCCGCCACGGACGGCCGCCCCCACGCCCACGCGGTCGCCGTCCGCCCCGCCGGAGAGCCGGCCCCCTTCGACGCCTTCGACGCTTTCGGTACAGCCCCGAGAGAGGCCGCCTCGAAGGCCGCCCCGACCGGAGTCTCCGGTACGGCTCCGATCACGGCCCCCGGCACCGCCCCGTACGCCGACGACGAACTGAGGAACGCCCGATGA
- a CDS encoding glycosyltransferase family 39 protein: protein MTASLHPDAYPAPPPPVPPAPPQAAHRATPRAGTGRADRLWRGRPEDPSWARPAFLGLMLVVALAYVWNLSASGYANSFYSAAVQAGSESWKAFFFGSSDAANAITVDKPPAALWPMAISVRIFGLGSWAILLPEVLMGVATAGVLYAAVRRRFSAAAGLLTVGAFALTPVAALMFRFNNPDALLALLMTVTVYCVLRAVENGRTTWLLWAGAAVGLAFLAKTLQAFLILPPLAVLYAVVAPVSVRKRFGQLALCAAVMVVAGGWWVAIVELWPASSRPYIGGSQNNSFLELTFGYNGLGRISGEETGSVGGGGQGGGWGETGIGRMFNSEIGSQISWLLPAGLVLLVAGLWLTRKAPRTDARRAAFLAWGGSLLMTAVVFSFMAGIFHQYYTVALAPYLAALVGIGAGALWEERTAWWASAVLGGTVAITAIWAFVLLGRTPDYLPWLRWTVLLFGLISAVWLVFAGRLGRPLGLVVAAVAIVASLAGPAAYTISTLDTGHEGSIVTAGPSGASSMGGGGGPGGGGGGMRPPGGMTGQANGGQGNGTTGQGPGGGGGTPPNGTPPTGAAGQVPGQGTSRQNGGSTPGGMPGGTGEGGPGGGGGGMGGLLNGTTVSDAAKKLLEKNADDYTWVAAAIGSQNSAGYQLATEEPVMAVGGFNGSDPSPTLAQFKAYVSAGKIHYFVGGGLGMGGGDSGTSSKISSWVEANFDEVTVGSSTFYDLTQPKS, encoded by the coding sequence ATGACCGCCTCCCTCCACCCCGACGCGTACCCCGCACCACCGCCCCCCGTGCCGCCCGCTCCCCCGCAGGCCGCCCACCGGGCGACCCCACGGGCCGGGACCGGCCGGGCGGACCGGCTCTGGCGCGGCAGGCCCGAGGACCCGTCCTGGGCGCGCCCCGCCTTCCTCGGCCTGATGCTGGTGGTCGCGCTCGCCTACGTCTGGAACCTCAGCGCCTCCGGGTACGCCAACTCCTTCTACTCCGCCGCCGTCCAGGCCGGCAGCGAGAGCTGGAAGGCGTTCTTCTTCGGCTCCTCGGACGCGGCCAACGCGATCACGGTCGACAAGCCCCCGGCCGCGCTCTGGCCGATGGCGATCTCGGTGCGGATCTTCGGCCTCGGCTCCTGGGCGATCCTGCTGCCCGAGGTCCTGATGGGCGTCGCCACCGCCGGGGTGCTGTACGCGGCCGTGCGCCGCCGCTTCAGCGCGGCGGCGGGTCTCCTCACGGTGGGCGCGTTCGCGCTGACCCCGGTCGCCGCGCTGATGTTCCGCTTCAACAACCCGGACGCGCTCCTCGCGCTGCTGATGACCGTCACCGTGTACTGCGTGCTCCGCGCGGTGGAGAACGGCCGCACCACGTGGCTGCTCTGGGCGGGCGCCGCGGTCGGGCTCGCCTTCCTGGCGAAGACCCTCCAGGCGTTCTTGATCCTGCCGCCGCTGGCCGTGCTGTACGCGGTCGTCGCGCCCGTGTCCGTACGGAAGCGGTTCGGTCAACTGGCGCTCTGTGCAGCGGTGATGGTCGTCGCGGGCGGCTGGTGGGTGGCGATCGTCGAACTGTGGCCCGCCTCCTCCCGCCCGTACATCGGCGGTTCGCAGAACAACTCCTTCCTGGAGCTGACCTTCGGCTACAACGGACTCGGCCGCATCAGCGGCGAGGAGACCGGCAGTGTCGGCGGTGGCGGACAGGGCGGCGGCTGGGGCGAGACCGGCATCGGCCGCATGTTCAACTCCGAGATCGGCAGCCAGATCAGCTGGCTGCTGCCCGCCGGGCTCGTCCTGCTCGTGGCCGGGCTCTGGCTCACCCGCAAGGCGCCGCGCACCGACGCGCGCCGGGCCGCGTTCCTCGCGTGGGGCGGCTCGTTGCTGATGACCGCGGTGGTCTTCAGCTTCATGGCCGGCATCTTCCACCAGTACTACACGGTGGCCCTCGCCCCCTACCTCGCGGCGCTCGTCGGCATCGGTGCGGGTGCGTTGTGGGAGGAGCGGACCGCGTGGTGGGCGAGCGCGGTACTCGGCGGCACCGTCGCCATCACCGCGATCTGGGCGTTCGTCCTGCTCGGCCGCACCCCGGACTACCTGCCCTGGCTGCGCTGGACGGTGCTGCTCTTCGGCCTGATCAGCGCCGTGTGGCTGGTGTTCGCGGGACGGCTGGGCCGGCCGCTCGGGCTCGTGGTGGCGGCGGTCGCGATCGTGGCGTCGCTGGCCGGCCCGGCCGCGTACACGATCAGCACCCTCGACACCGGACACGAGGGGTCGATCGTCACGGCCGGACCGTCCGGTGCCAGCTCGATGGGCGGGGGCGGCGGCCCCGGCGGCGGCGGTGGCGGGATGCGGCCTCCGGGCGGTATGACCGGGCAGGCCAACGGCGGTCAAGGCAACGGTACGACCGGCCAGGGCCCCGGCGGTGGTGGCGGTACGCCTCCGAACGGCACGCCCCCCACCGGAGCGGCGGGGCAGGTGCCCGGCCAGGGCACCAGCCGGCAGAACGGCGGCAGCACGCCCGGCGGGATGCCCGGCGGCACGGGCGAAGGCGGTCCGGGCGGCGGTGGCGGCGGTATGGGCGGACTGCTCAACGGCACCACGGTCTCCGACGCGGCGAAGAAGCTCCTGGAGAAGAACGCCGACGACTACACCTGGGTCGCGGCGGCCATCGGCTCGCAGAACTCGGCCGGCTACCAGCTGGCCACCGAGGAGCCGGTGATGGCCGTCGGCGGCTTCAACGGCAGCGACCCGTCCCCGACCCTCGCGCAGTTCAAGGCCTACGTCTCCGCCGGGAAGATCCACTACTTCGTCGGCGGCGGCCTGGGCATGGGCGGCGGCGACAGCGGTACGTCCTCGAAGATCTCGTCCTGGGTCGAGGCGAACTTCGATGAGGTGACCGTCGGGAGCAGCACGTTCTACGACCTGACGCAGCCCAAGAGCTGA